Proteins encoded within one genomic window of Anas platyrhynchos isolate ZD024472 breed Pekin duck chromosome 28, IASCAAS_PekinDuck_T2T, whole genome shotgun sequence:
- the LOC119714084 gene encoding epimerase family protein SDR39U1-like: MLGFNPNPLFAVIPTGYYRPSPTAEYTEDSPGGNFDFFSRLVSSWEAAAVIPDGPTRGVLVRSGVVLGRGGGAISQMLWPFWLGLGSPIGSGHQPFPWIHIQDLAGIICHALENECLQGVFNGVSPSSPETSNSTFTQEFAAALGRPALLPVPAWAMRAVFGVERAVMLLEGQKVVPKRTLESGYHFIFPDLSAALKDIVA; the protein is encoded by the exons ATGTTGGGATTCAACCCCAACCCGCTTTTTGCTGTTATACCCACAGGCTATTACCGCCCTAGCCCCACAGCTGAGTATACTGAGGATAGCCCTGGAGGGAATTTTGACTTCTTCTCACGCCTGGTGAGCTCCTGGGAAGCTGCAGCTGTCATCCCTGATGGTCCAACTCGTGGTGTTCTGGTGAGATCTG GTGTAGTTCTGGGCCGAGGTGGTGGCGCAATCTCTCAGATGCTCTGGCCATTCTGGCTAGGACTGGGAAGCCCCATAGGGTCTGGGCACCAGCCATTCCCGTGGATCCACATTCAGGACCTGGCTGGGATCATATGTCATGCCCTGGAGAATGAGTGCCTGCAAGGGGTCTTTAATGGTGTCTCCCCTTCTTCTCCTGAAACCTCCAACAGCACCTTCACTCAGGAgtttgctgcagccctgggacgCCCAGCCCTACTGCCAGTGCCTGCCTGGGCCATGCGAGCTGTCTTTGGGGTCGAGCGGGCTGTTATGTTGTTGGAGGGCCAGAAAGTGGTACCAAAGCGCACCCTGGAGAGCGGCTACCATTTCATCTTTCCTGACCTTTCTGCAGCTTTGAAGGACATTGTGGCTTGA